In a single window of the Streptomyces sp. HUAS ZL42 genome:
- a CDS encoding MerR family transcriptional regulator gives MLPAGSRPADNLDDDDYPAYTMGRAAEMLGTTPAFLRSLGEHRLITPLRSQGGHRRYSRYQLRIAARARELVDQGTPIEAACRIIILEDQLEEAQRINEQLRTQGGESQSKTSA, from the coding sequence ATGCTCCCTGCCGGTTCCCGTCCTGCCGACAACCTCGACGACGATGACTACCCCGCCTACACCATGGGCCGGGCCGCAGAGATGCTCGGCACCACGCCCGCCTTCCTGCGTTCCCTCGGCGAACACCGTCTGATCACCCCCTTGCGCTCACAAGGCGGCCACCGCCGCTACTCCCGCTATCAGCTGCGCATCGCAGCCCGCGCCCGCGAACTCGTCGATCAGGGCACCCCCATAGAGGCCGCCTGCCGCATCATCATCCTCGAAGACCAGCTGGAGGAAGCGCAGCGCATCAACGAGCAACTGCGCACCCAGGGCGGCGAGTCGCAGTCGAAGACCTCAGCCTGA
- a CDS encoding Rid family hydrolase, translating into MKRRTKAMIGTALTASLLTGGTALAEGKGWWPGPEEVRVMLPEGQSNPAIATGVATGSEVAIYQSSGLGPTALNPSAPAGSPELYTDPALTQGATGVTVTEAQALVVLRNIKTNLEAAGLSLTDVITMKCYLMKPPGAETADYAGWNRAYRQYFANIDLTSKEVVPVPMGTSAHKAPLVANKARPARATMEVASLAVKGWIVEIEVTAAYKKR; encoded by the coding sequence ATGAAGCGACGTACGAAGGCGATGATCGGTACGGCCCTGACCGCCTCGCTCCTCACCGGCGGCACCGCGCTCGCCGAGGGCAAGGGCTGGTGGCCCGGCCCCGAAGAGGTCCGCGTCATGCTGCCCGAGGGCCAGTCCAACCCGGCCATCGCCACCGGAGTGGCGACCGGCAGTGAGGTGGCGATCTACCAGAGCAGCGGCCTCGGCCCGACCGCGCTCAACCCGTCCGCGCCGGCCGGATCGCCCGAGCTCTACACCGACCCGGCCCTCACTCAGGGCGCCACGGGAGTCACGGTCACCGAGGCCCAGGCACTCGTCGTCCTGCGCAACATCAAGACCAACCTCGAAGCGGCGGGCCTGAGCCTGACCGACGTCATCACGATGAAGTGCTACCTGATGAAACCGCCCGGCGCCGAGACCGCCGACTACGCGGGATGGAACCGCGCGTACCGCCAGTACTTCGCCAACATCGACCTCACCTCGAAGGAGGTCGTCCCGGTCCCGATGGGTACCTCCGCCCACAAGGCACCGCTGGTCGCCAACAAAGCCCGTCCCGCGCGCGCCACGATGGAGGTCGCGTCGCTGGCCGTCAAGGGCTGGATCGTGGAGATCGAGGTCACCGCCGCGTACAAGAAGCGCTGA
- a CDS encoding sensor histidine kinase — translation MLREDLRTLWTEPRPPDAPARVWRDWALLSAGLAGVVLEATLRENVVWRPVAVVFAVWLCLLPLWRRTRPLAMVTLAFGSVILLQLASLVAAPREPVGLYTGAVVLVLVYALPRWGSGRETVLGGAVILAAGALCSVTDETPVFENIVGLVFLLLPGVVGAAVRFRVTARERQVEQVRSREREQLARELHDTVAHHVSAMVIIAQAGRVLAGTDPSAAVKALEGVEEEGARTLEEMRAMVAALRDRGVGAELAPPAGVADLERLVRTPGGRLRVDLGLDGELDALPPAVDAAVYRIVQESVTNALRHAVDATELVVRVAAERHTVRVTVRDNGRRTGRGRDGYGLTGLRERATLLGGTLRAGPGADRGWHVEAELPRARSESVVHSRPRR, via the coding sequence GTGCTGCGAGAAGACCTGCGAACCCTGTGGACCGAACCCCGGCCGCCCGACGCGCCCGCCCGGGTGTGGCGGGACTGGGCTCTGCTCTCCGCGGGCCTGGCCGGTGTGGTGCTGGAGGCCACCCTGCGCGAGAACGTCGTGTGGCGGCCGGTCGCGGTGGTGTTCGCCGTATGGCTGTGCCTGCTGCCCCTGTGGCGCCGGACCCGCCCACTGGCGATGGTCACGCTGGCGTTCGGCTCGGTGATCCTGCTCCAGCTGGCCTCGCTCGTCGCCGCACCGCGCGAGCCCGTCGGCCTGTACACCGGCGCGGTCGTGCTCGTGCTGGTGTACGCGCTGCCCCGGTGGGGATCGGGACGCGAGACCGTGCTGGGCGGCGCGGTGATCCTCGCGGCCGGCGCGCTGTGTTCCGTCACGGACGAGACCCCGGTCTTCGAAAACATCGTGGGCCTCGTCTTCCTGCTGCTGCCCGGCGTGGTCGGGGCCGCCGTGCGGTTCCGGGTGACCGCTCGCGAGCGGCAGGTGGAGCAGGTGCGCTCCCGCGAGCGCGAGCAGCTCGCCCGGGAACTGCACGACACGGTGGCCCACCACGTGTCGGCCATGGTGATCATCGCCCAGGCGGGCCGGGTGCTCGCGGGCACCGACCCGTCCGCCGCCGTCAAGGCGCTGGAGGGGGTCGAGGAGGAAGGGGCGCGCACGCTGGAGGAAATGCGCGCCATGGTCGCCGCGCTGCGCGACCGCGGGGTCGGCGCCGAGCTGGCGCCCCCCGCCGGAGTCGCGGATCTGGAGCGCCTGGTGCGCACCCCGGGTGGTCGCCTCAGGGTCGACCTGGGGCTCGACGGCGAACTGGACGCGCTGCCCCCGGCCGTGGACGCGGCCGTCTACCGGATCGTGCAGGAGTCGGTGACCAACGCGCTGCGCCATGCGGTCGACGCGACCGAGCTCGTCGTCCGGGTCGCCGCGGAACGGCACACGGTACGGGTGACCGTGCGCGACAACGGCCGGCGCACCGGCCGGGGGCGCGACGGATACGGACTTACCGGACTGCGCGAGCGCGCGACCCTGCTCGGCGGCACACTACGAGCCGGCCCGGGCGCCGACCGGGGCTGGCATGTCGAAGCCGAACTGCCGAGAGCGAGGAGCGAGAGCGTTGTCCATTCGCGTCCTCGTCGCTGA
- a CDS encoding response regulator, with protein sequence MSIRVLVADDQTIIRTGLRIMLNAQPGIEVVGEAADGQEAVRLARELRPDVCLFDIRMPVIDGLEATRLIAGPGVADPLAVVVITTFDLDEYVYGSLRAGARGFLLKDTGPDLLAQAVRSASDGEALIAPSVTVRLLQAFADLPAGRPAAQPVSPVTAREEQVLLAVARGLTNTEIADALHISLSTVKTHLASLMAKLGARNRVEIAMWAYETRRILPGT encoded by the coding sequence TTGTCCATTCGCGTCCTCGTCGCTGACGACCAGACCATCATCCGCACCGGGCTGCGGATCATGCTGAACGCCCAGCCCGGCATCGAGGTGGTCGGCGAGGCCGCCGACGGACAGGAAGCGGTACGCCTGGCCCGCGAACTGCGCCCCGACGTCTGCCTGTTCGACATCCGCATGCCCGTGATCGACGGACTCGAGGCCACCCGGCTGATCGCCGGCCCGGGCGTCGCCGACCCGCTGGCCGTGGTCGTCATCACCACGTTCGACCTCGACGAGTACGTCTACGGCTCACTGCGTGCCGGCGCCCGCGGATTCCTCCTCAAAGACACGGGACCAGACCTTCTGGCCCAGGCCGTACGGTCGGCGTCCGACGGTGAGGCGCTCATCGCGCCCAGCGTCACCGTCCGTCTGCTCCAGGCATTCGCGGACCTGCCCGCCGGCCGGCCCGCGGCCCAGCCGGTCTCCCCCGTCACCGCCCGCGAGGAGCAGGTGCTCCTCGCCGTCGCTCGCGGGCTGACCAACACCGAGATCGCCGATGCGCTGCACATCAGCCTCAGCACGGTGAAGACGCATCTGGCCAGCCTGATGGCCAAACTCGGCGCCCGCAACCGGGTCGAGATCGCGATGTGGGCCTACGAGACGCGCCGTATCCTCCCCGGAACCTGA
- a CDS encoding MMPL family transporter — MLSKALLRLGASAARHPWRVIAAWLIAATLAVLAAIAIGGRTADSMTAPGLDSQRAAQLIERAGTGQEGMTAQVVVTPLDDGATFFDPGSARTALTRLQTEVRRLPHVLGTSDPAGALDAGGDTAVRGGLVSEDGRIAVVRVQYPDQSRLSAEDLDALVDLGDRLRAELPLRIEMGGNLFYVFSDPDGGASELIGLLAAAAILFLAFGSLVAAALPIGMAVFGLTVGVATMTVLAGVTDVPTFAPVLGSMVGLGVGIDYALFVLARHREYLARGLDPREAAGRAVATAGRPVVFAGGTVLVSILGLAVANVPFMTVGGLAVSIVVLTMVVASVTLLPAFLGAAGPRLARAGRIGRALQTRKLGRLARRRDPAAGAAPAAGWRRWIGHVSRHPVPYAVGAAGLLLTATLPVLGLRVGLPDDGSLPHSRTERRAYDLVAEGFGPGTNGPLVIAADPAGDPGVLDRLVGAVAADPGIASVAPTHIDRATGIATLVVFPTTSPQEKATADTIARLRTEVLPTAIGHGPARAHVGGAAASLSDVGQRTSERLPVFVAAVLALSFLLLMLVFRSILVPLKAVLLNLLSIGAAYGIMVAVFQWGWGGALIGLEATVPIVSFIPMFLFAILFGLSMDYEVFLLSRVREEYLRTGDNGTAIVEGVSGTARIITSAALIMVAVFLSFAVAEDPSTKMFGLGLATAIFIDATVVRMVLVPATMTLLGRANWWLPRWLDRILPRGPVGIDAADDTDVESTGEAPRPRLVDR; from the coding sequence ATGCTCTCGAAAGCCCTGTTGCGCCTGGGCGCAAGCGCCGCCCGCCATCCCTGGCGGGTGATCGCGGCATGGCTGATCGCCGCCACGCTTGCCGTCCTCGCCGCGATCGCCATCGGCGGGCGGACCGCGGACTCGATGACCGCTCCGGGACTGGACTCCCAACGGGCCGCGCAACTGATCGAGCGGGCCGGCACCGGCCAGGAGGGGATGACCGCCCAAGTGGTCGTCACCCCCCTCGACGACGGTGCGACGTTCTTCGACCCCGGCAGCGCGCGCACCGCTCTCACGCGGCTGCAGACCGAGGTGCGGCGGCTGCCGCACGTGCTCGGCACGAGCGACCCGGCGGGGGCACTCGACGCAGGCGGGGACACCGCCGTGCGCGGCGGCCTTGTCTCGGAGGACGGGCGGATCGCGGTCGTCCGGGTGCAGTACCCCGACCAGAGCCGGCTGTCGGCCGAAGACCTCGACGCCCTCGTCGATCTCGGCGACCGGCTGCGCGCCGAGCTGCCCCTGCGCATCGAGATGGGCGGGAACCTCTTCTACGTCTTCTCCGACCCCGACGGCGGCGCGAGCGAGCTGATCGGCCTCCTCGCTGCGGCCGCGATCCTGTTCCTGGCGTTCGGTTCGCTCGTCGCCGCCGCGCTGCCGATCGGCATGGCGGTCTTCGGGCTGACCGTCGGGGTGGCCACGATGACGGTACTGGCGGGGGTGACGGACGTCCCGACCTTCGCCCCCGTCCTGGGCAGCATGGTCGGGCTCGGAGTGGGCATCGACTACGCGCTGTTCGTGCTCGCCAGGCACCGGGAGTACCTCGCGCGCGGGCTCGATCCCCGCGAGGCGGCGGGGCGGGCGGTGGCCACGGCGGGGAGGCCCGTGGTCTTCGCCGGCGGCACCGTCCTCGTATCGATCCTCGGCCTGGCGGTCGCGAACGTGCCGTTCATGACGGTGGGCGGGCTCGCCGTCTCGATCGTCGTTCTGACCATGGTGGTCGCGTCGGTGACGTTGCTGCCGGCCTTCCTCGGCGCCGCCGGCCCACGCCTGGCCCGGGCCGGCCGGATCGGCCGGGCTCTGCAGACCAGGAAGCTGGGCCGACTCGCACGGCGGCGGGACCCGGCGGCGGGCGCCGCCCCCGCCGCCGGGTGGCGGCGCTGGATCGGGCACGTCAGCCGGCACCCGGTGCCGTACGCGGTCGGCGCGGCGGGGCTGCTGCTGACCGCGACGCTGCCCGTGCTCGGCCTGCGCGTCGGCCTGCCCGACGACGGCTCACTGCCCCACAGCCGTACCGAGCGCCGCGCCTACGACCTCGTCGCCGAGGGGTTCGGCCCGGGGACCAATGGTCCGCTCGTCATCGCCGCGGACCCCGCCGGTGATCCGGGAGTGCTGGACCGACTCGTCGGGGCGGTCGCGGCGGATCCGGGCATCGCATCCGTGGCGCCGACGCATATCGATCGGGCCACCGGCATCGCGACCCTCGTGGTGTTCCCGACCACCAGCCCTCAGGAGAAGGCCACGGCCGACACCATCGCCCGGCTGCGCACCGAGGTGCTGCCCACGGCGATCGGGCACGGCCCGGCCAGGGCCCACGTCGGCGGCGCCGCCGCGAGCCTGTCCGATGTGGGCCAACGCACCAGCGAGCGCCTGCCGGTGTTCGTCGCCGCCGTGCTGGCGCTGTCGTTCCTGCTGCTGATGCTGGTCTTCCGCTCGATACTCGTACCGCTCAAGGCGGTACTGCTGAACCTGCTGAGCATCGGCGCGGCCTACGGCATCATGGTCGCGGTCTTCCAGTGGGGCTGGGGAGGCGCACTCATCGGGCTGGAAGCGACGGTTCCGATCGTGTCGTTCATCCCGATGTTCCTCTTCGCCATCCTGTTCGGCCTGTCGATGGACTACGAGGTGTTCCTCCTCTCCCGCGTACGCGAGGAGTACCTGCGCACCGGCGACAACGGCACGGCGATCGTTGAGGGTGTCTCGGGCACCGCCCGGATCATCACCTCGGCCGCCCTCATCATGGTGGCGGTCTTCCTGTCCTTCGCCGTCGCCGAGGACCCCTCCACCAAGATGTTCGGGCTCGGCCTGGCCACCGCGATCTTCATCGACGCCACGGTCGTACGCATGGTGCTGGTACCGGCGACCATGACACTCCTCGGCCGGGCCAACTGGTGGCTGCCGAGGTGGCTGGACCGGATACTTCCCCGAGGCCCGGTCGGCATCGACGCCGCCGACGACACCGACGTGGAATCCACGGGCGAGGCCCCTCGTCCACGGCTGGTTGACCGTTGA
- a CDS encoding DUF4259 domain-containing protein: protein MGTWDTGPFDNDTAADFANALDDAKPGEREALIRGVLTRTVDATGWVTEGEEAVATAALIAAQCPGGEPVDTPYGPEEPMPAFPDDLRTLADKALARIISDEAGPASNWVDPEDWKQWRANLNRLRTVLAPPSPSIPLFDVEQ, encoded by the coding sequence ATGGGCACCTGGGACACTGGCCCCTTCGACAACGACACGGCCGCGGACTTCGCCAACGCTCTCGACGACGCCAAACCCGGGGAACGCGAGGCACTGATCCGTGGCGTCCTCACGCGCACCGTCGACGCCACCGGCTGGGTCACCGAAGGAGAAGAAGCGGTGGCCACAGCCGCACTGATTGCGGCGCAATGCCCTGGCGGCGAGCCAGTCGATACACCTTACGGCCCTGAAGAACCCATGCCCGCCTTCCCTGACGATCTCCGGACGCTCGCGGACAAGGCCCTCGCTCGCATCATCAGCGACGAGGCCGGGCCAGCCTCGAACTGGGTTGATCCGGAAGATTGGAAGCAGTGGCGAGCCAACCTCAACCGCCTTCGCACAGTCCTTGCTCCGCCATCACCGTCCATCCCGCTGTTCGATGTCGAGCAATGA
- a CDS encoding flavin monoamine oxidase family protein produces the protein MAAEQSPASRRNFLRSVGVAGGAGVLYSAMGALGIAPVPDVRADEYRAPQQSDFALTGRGGKKVLVLGGGIAGLATAYELGKAGYDCRILEAKDRPGGRNWTVRGGTKLTDLDGRTQTASFTEGQYMNAGPARLPQSHVTLEYCRELGVELQVFTNQNANAYIYHESSAALAGKPMRWRTAKADVYGYVSELLAKATDQGALDARLTAQDKERLIAFLQSFGAIKGKADGYAYTGTDRRGYSVEPGAAFEDGTVLGPVPSLSDVVASGVGQRFAFELGYDQAMLMFQPVGGMDAIPYALAKAIGQNRITYGAEALEVKDLPDGAEVTYKDVGGRTRTQRADFVVAAMPPMVMARLKHNLGTDITAALKYAVPTPVGKVGLEYRSRWWETDEHIYGGITPTDTDLATIWYPSYGYQGRRGTLIGYYNFGANAVAYSDLPHAQRVARAVSRGVKIHGDKYRTELDHSFSVAWHRTPHIEAGWVGWPSQTGPEYKLLNQPAGHVYFAGDWLSHVIAWQHGAFTSARKVVTDIHERVMAA, from the coding sequence ATGGCTGCTGAGCAATCCCCCGCGTCCCGCCGTAACTTCCTGAGATCCGTTGGCGTCGCGGGTGGCGCCGGAGTGCTGTACTCGGCGATGGGCGCACTCGGGATCGCCCCGGTGCCGGACGTACGGGCGGACGAGTATCGGGCGCCCCAGCAGAGCGACTTCGCGCTCACCGGGCGCGGCGGCAAGAAGGTGCTCGTACTCGGCGGCGGCATAGCCGGCCTGGCGACGGCCTACGAGCTGGGCAAGGCCGGTTACGACTGCCGGATCCTGGAGGCGAAGGACCGCCCCGGGGGCCGCAACTGGACGGTCCGCGGCGGCACGAAGCTGACCGACCTCGACGGGCGTACGCAGACGGCATCGTTCACCGAGGGCCAGTACATGAACGCGGGCCCGGCCCGGCTGCCGCAGTCCCACGTCACTCTCGAGTACTGCCGTGAACTCGGCGTCGAACTCCAGGTGTTCACCAACCAGAACGCCAACGCGTACATCTATCACGAGAGCAGTGCCGCCCTGGCGGGCAAGCCCATGCGCTGGCGCACGGCAAAGGCAGACGTCTACGGCTACGTCTCCGAACTGCTCGCCAAGGCCACCGACCAGGGCGCCCTTGACGCACGGCTCACCGCGCAGGACAAGGAGCGACTGATCGCGTTCCTGCAGAGCTTCGGCGCCATCAAGGGCAAGGCCGACGGCTACGCCTACACCGGCACCGACCGGCGAGGCTACTCCGTCGAGCCGGGCGCGGCCTTCGAGGACGGCACGGTCCTCGGCCCGGTGCCATCGTTGTCGGACGTCGTCGCCAGCGGCGTGGGGCAGCGCTTCGCCTTCGAACTCGGCTACGACCAGGCCATGCTGATGTTCCAGCCGGTGGGCGGCATGGACGCGATCCCGTACGCCCTGGCCAAGGCGATCGGCCAGAACCGCATCACCTACGGCGCCGAGGCGCTGGAGGTCAAGGACCTGCCGGACGGTGCCGAGGTCACATACAAGGACGTCGGCGGCCGCACCCGGACCCAGCGCGCCGACTTCGTTGTCGCGGCCATGCCGCCGATGGTCATGGCCCGCCTCAAGCACAATCTGGGGACCGACATCACCGCGGCACTGAAGTACGCCGTCCCGACCCCCGTCGGCAAGGTCGGGCTCGAGTACCGCAGCCGCTGGTGGGAGACGGACGAGCACATCTACGGTGGCATCACGCCGACCGACACGGACCTGGCCACCATCTGGTACCCCTCGTACGGCTACCAGGGCCGCCGCGGCACACTCATCGGCTACTACAACTTCGGTGCCAACGCCGTCGCGTACAGCGATCTGCCGCACGCCCAGCGCGTGGCGCGGGCGGTGAGCCGGGGCGTGAAGATCCACGGCGACAAGTACCGCACCGAACTGGATCACTCCTTCAGCGTGGCCTGGCACCGCACGCCCCACATCGAGGCCGGCTGGGTGGGCTGGCCCTCGCAGACCGGTCCCGAGTACAAGCTGCTCAACCAGCCCGCCGGGCACGTCTACTTCGCCGGCGACTGGCTCAGCCATGTCATCGCCTGGCAGCACGGCGCGTTCACCTCGGCCCGCAAGGTCGTGACCGACATCCACGAAAGGGTGATGGCCGCATGA
- a CDS encoding recombinase family protein yields MVASPAPWNRVDGKIQPRHLDRLAVVYVRQSTPQQVIDHAESTRLQYGLRQRAVELGWDASRVLVIDEDLGHSASGLVARPGFQRLVSEVGLDHVGLVLGVEMSRLARSGREWHQLLELCALAGALLADPEGIHDPAEHNDRMLLGLKGTIGEAELHLIKQRMWNGRITKARRGELAVPLPIGYVRLADGQVVEDPDEQVQTLVHLVFDLFDELATINAVLRFLVENGIEIGVRARSGAGKGQLEWRRPSRIVIQNQKILNWFPRRGTKTARPYLVWAPTYVWHQ; encoded by the coding sequence ATGGTGGCGTCGCCGGCTCCGTGGAACCGGGTTGACGGCAAGATCCAGCCGCGGCATCTCGACCGTCTCGCGGTCGTCTATGTGCGCCAGTCGACTCCGCAGCAGGTCATCGATCACGCGGAGTCGACCAGGCTGCAGTACGGGCTGCGCCAGCGGGCGGTCGAACTGGGCTGGGATGCCTCGCGGGTGCTGGTCATCGATGAGGACCTCGGCCACTCGGCGTCCGGTCTGGTGGCCCGGCCCGGTTTCCAGCGGCTGGTCTCCGAGGTCGGTCTCGATCACGTGGGGCTGGTGCTCGGGGTGGAGATGTCCCGCCTGGCCCGCAGCGGACGCGAGTGGCACCAGCTGCTGGAACTGTGCGCGCTGGCCGGCGCCCTGTTGGCCGACCCGGAAGGCATCCACGACCCGGCCGAGCACAACGACCGCATGCTGCTGGGGCTGAAGGGCACGATCGGCGAGGCCGAGCTGCACCTGATCAAACAGCGGATGTGGAACGGGCGGATCACCAAGGCCCGCCGCGGCGAGCTCGCCGTCCCCCTGCCCATCGGCTATGTCCGGCTTGCGGACGGGCAGGTCGTCGAGGACCCCGACGAGCAGGTGCAAACCCTCGTCCACCTCGTCTTTGACCTGTTCGACGAGCTGGCCACCATCAACGCGGTGCTTCGCTTCCTGGTCGAGAACGGTATCGAGATCGGCGTGCGCGCCCGCTCGGGTGCGGGCAAGGGGCAGCTGGAATGGCGCCGACCGAGCCGGATCGTGATCCAGAACCAAAAGATACTCAACTGGTTCCCGAGGAGAGGTACGAAGACAGCGAGACCCTATCTAGTCTGGGCACCCACCTATGTCTGGCACCAGTAG
- a CDS encoding IS701 family transposase: protein MGGDLADVRLWAGELAALHERFVHRFNRSEPRDSALAYMRGLLAPLERKNGWTLAEEAGHDSPDRIQRMLNRIEWDADEVLDDVRTYVVEHLGDRDAVLIVDDTGFLKKGIRSAGVQRQYSGTAGRTENCQIGVFLAYATGRGRTLIDRRLYLPTSWTEDRARCRRAGIGDEIAFETKVAMAKAMVRRAIADRIPFGWVTADAAYGFSKGWRFELEQADVFHVMATTRHDTVVTRWSIDHPVHDLFPGLPRQKWKRRSCGEGAHGRRIYDWARVEVRPWHREDRRHWVIARRSVSRPEEISYYIAYCPADTTLDELIRIAGSRWAVEECFQSAKQECGLDDYQVRRYPGWHRHMTLAMAAHACLTVLRARQLDTDKAETDPPSSSTSALPRSDA, encoded by the coding sequence ATGGGTGGGGACCTTGCTGATGTCAGGTTGTGGGCGGGTGAACTGGCCGCTCTGCACGAGCGGTTCGTGCACCGATTCAACAGGTCGGAGCCGCGGGATTCGGCTCTTGCGTACATGCGGGGGCTGCTTGCTCCGCTCGAGCGCAAGAACGGCTGGACGCTGGCCGAAGAGGCCGGTCATGACAGTCCTGACCGTATCCAGCGGATGCTGAACCGGATCGAATGGGACGCCGACGAGGTCCTGGACGATGTCCGCACCTATGTCGTCGAACATCTCGGAGACCGGGATGCCGTGTTGATCGTGGATGACACCGGCTTCCTGAAGAAGGGCATTCGCTCGGCCGGGGTGCAGAGGCAGTACTCCGGCACCGCCGGACGCACCGAGAACTGCCAGATCGGTGTGTTCCTTGCCTACGCCACCGGCCGCGGACGCACGCTGATCGACCGCCGCTTGTATCTGCCCACGTCCTGGACGGAGGACCGGGCACGCTGTCGCCGCGCGGGCATCGGCGACGAGATCGCGTTTGAGACGAAGGTGGCCATGGCCAAGGCGATGGTCCGCCGGGCCATCGCCGACCGGATTCCGTTCGGCTGGGTGACCGCGGATGCCGCCTACGGCTTCAGCAAGGGCTGGCGGTTCGAGCTGGAGCAGGCCGATGTCTTCCACGTCATGGCCACAACGAGGCACGACACGGTCGTCACCCGCTGGTCCATCGATCACCCTGTCCACGACCTGTTTCCCGGCCTGCCGCGGCAGAAGTGGAAACGCCGTTCCTGCGGCGAGGGTGCCCATGGCCGGCGGATCTATGACTGGGCCCGTGTCGAGGTGCGGCCCTGGCATCGCGAGGATCGCCGGCACTGGGTGATCGCCCGCCGCAGTGTGAGCAGGCCCGAGGAGATCTCCTACTACATCGCCTACTGTCCTGCCGACACCACACTCGACGAGCTCATCCGGATCGCCGGAAGCCGGTGGGCGGTCGAGGAATGCTTCCAGAGCGCGAAGCAGGAATGCGGCCTGGACGACTACCAGGTCCGCCGCTACCCCGGCTGGCACCGCCACATGACCCTGGCCATGGCAGCCCACGCCTGCCTCACCGTCCTGCGGGCGAGACAGCTGGACACGGACAAAGCAGAAACGGATCCTCCCAGCTCATCCACCTCAGCCTTGCCGAGATCCGACGCCTGA